Proteins from one Sphingopyxis terrae subsp. terrae NBRC 15098 genomic window:
- a CDS encoding ABC transporter ATP-binding protein, whose translation MNDVVLELVDLKRSFTQGDVTIHVLRGIDAALKRGEIVALLGPSGSGKSTMLQAVGLLEGGFEGTIRIDGEDVTRFDQGARTTTRREKIGFVYQFHHLLPDFSAVENVVLPQLIRGARQAEAEERAADLLGRLGLAERLHHKPSKLSGGEQQRVAVARALANRPLLVLADEPTGNLDEATADRVFDQFVKLVRDHGSAALVATHNERLAARMDRVWRLHEGQIEA comes from the coding sequence ATGAATGATGTCGTCCTGGAACTTGTCGACCTGAAGCGCAGCTTTACGCAGGGCGACGTTACCATCCATGTGCTGCGCGGCATCGATGCGGCGCTGAAGCGCGGCGAAATCGTCGCGCTGCTCGGCCCGTCGGGATCGGGCAAGTCGACGATGCTGCAGGCGGTCGGCCTGCTTGAAGGCGGTTTCGAGGGCACGATCCGCATCGATGGCGAGGATGTGACGCGCTTCGATCAGGGCGCGCGGACAACGACGCGGCGCGAGAAGATCGGCTTCGTCTATCAATTCCACCATCTGCTCCCCGATTTCAGCGCGGTCGAGAATGTCGTGCTGCCGCAGCTCATTCGCGGCGCGCGCCAGGCCGAAGCCGAAGAGCGCGCTGCCGACCTGCTCGGCCGGCTCGGACTTGCCGAGCGTCTGCACCACAAGCCGAGCAAGCTGTCGGGCGGCGAGCAACAGCGCGTTGCGGTGGCGCGCGCGCTGGCGAACCGGCCGCTGCTCGTGCTCGCCGACGAACCCACGGGCAATCTCGACGAAGCGACGGCGGACCGCGTGTTCGACCAGTTCGTCAAACTCGTCCGCGATCATGGTTCTGCCGCACTGGTTGCGACGCATAACGAACGGCTGGCGGCGCGAATGGATCGCGTGTGGCGCTTGCACGAAGGACAGATCGAGGCGTAG
- the dnaE gene encoding DNA polymerase III subunit alpha yields the protein MAYSPFVPLRVFSSFTMLEGAIEPKAIAKAARERGFPAIAVADRNGLYGVMAFGDACKAAGVQPIVGALLSVARPGQRLASGAPLIDWIALYAQDDAGYNNLCALVSAAHLGRPVEQEPHVLLSDLAGKTDGLICLTGGGEGALARLLAGEQKTAADEYVEQLEALFADRLYIELSRRGDATEKAAEEALIELAYTRALPLVATNPANFVDPQFHPAHDAMLCIAQSAYVESEDRRSSNPEAWLKSAEAMEDSFSDLPEAIRNTLVIAQRCAFMAPKRKPILPSLAGDREGEAAQLKVDAHAGLAERLALYPDLTEEEKQAYVARLDFEVDVITQMGFPGYFLIVADFIKWAKAHDIPVGPGRGSGAGSLVAWSLTITDLDPLKLGLLFERFLNPERVSMPDFDIDFCETRRGEVIRYVQEKYGRDTVAQIITFGKLKARAVLKDTGRVLQMSYGQVDRLAKLVPNHPTDPWTLERALNGVSELMTEYKQDDGVRRLFDMARQLEGLPRHSSTHAAGVVIGDRPLDQLVPLYRDPRSYMPVTQFDMKYVETAGLVKFDFLGLKTLSVLKEARRLLALRGIDVDLDTLGWDDPAVYELLQRGDTVGVFQLESEGMRRTLSAVKPTNFGDIIALVALYRPGPMDNIPLFGARKNGREPIAYPHPLLEGILAETYGIFVYQEQVMQAAQILAGYSLGGADLLRRAMGKKVQAEMDAQRDTFVKGCGEHNGIDAKAANELFDLIDKFAGYGFNKSHAAAYALLSYQTAWLKAHYPHEFFAASMSFDSHQTDKLSIFIDDMRRLDIAIAPPSINDSEADFSVGRSEDGLAVRYALGALKGVGEKAMEALVAERQAKGDFASLDDFAARIDPKLLNRRQIEALAGGGAFDCVEPDRPRAFAGAEALLACANSSAHERSTGQGGLFGGDVAIAPVLQLSAAEPWTLAERMAKEKDAFGFYFSAHPVEQYEAVIAARGARTYGNICETVEMTPGTRIPMVMAAMVESARPRVSQRGNRFLNLTLSDRSGQFQSSCFDEQTGKILEALAVDGGCALLNVELDLLEGEETPRVTVRGAQSLADIAASAALQLDCRVELAEAPGEMLRYLERREDARGRVIVSTTDPLTGEDIRIELGRGFALGPDTVSRLQMVAGVTDVALSLVPPRDFRVR from the coding sequence ATGGCCTACAGCCCCTTTGTTCCCCTGCGCGTCTTTTCCAGTTTCACCATGCTGGAGGGGGCGATCGAGCCCAAGGCGATCGCGAAAGCGGCGCGCGAGCGGGGCTTTCCGGCGATAGCGGTCGCGGATCGCAACGGGCTGTACGGTGTCATGGCCTTTGGCGACGCGTGCAAGGCGGCGGGTGTCCAGCCGATCGTCGGTGCGCTGCTGAGCGTGGCGCGGCCGGGGCAGCGGCTGGCGAGCGGCGCACCGCTGATCGACTGGATTGCGCTCTATGCGCAGGACGATGCGGGCTACAATAATCTTTGCGCGCTGGTGTCTGCGGCGCACCTCGGCCGACCGGTCGAGCAGGAGCCGCATGTCCTGCTTTCGGACCTCGCCGGCAAGACCGACGGGCTCATCTGCCTGACCGGGGGCGGCGAGGGCGCTCTGGCGCGCTTGCTGGCCGGCGAGCAGAAGACGGCCGCCGACGAGTATGTCGAGCAGCTGGAAGCGCTTTTCGCCGATCGGCTGTATATCGAACTGTCGCGGCGGGGCGATGCGACTGAAAAGGCCGCCGAGGAGGCGCTGATCGAGCTGGCCTACACGCGCGCGTTGCCGCTGGTTGCGACCAATCCCGCCAATTTCGTCGATCCGCAATTTCATCCCGCGCATGATGCGATGCTGTGCATTGCGCAGTCGGCCTATGTCGAAAGCGAGGATCGCCGCTCGTCCAACCCCGAAGCCTGGCTGAAATCGGCCGAGGCGATGGAGGACAGTTTCTCCGACCTGCCCGAGGCGATCCGCAACACGCTGGTGATCGCGCAGCGCTGCGCCTTCATGGCGCCCAAGCGCAAACCGATCCTGCCGAGCCTTGCCGGCGACCGCGAGGGCGAGGCGGCGCAGCTCAAGGTCGATGCCCACGCAGGGCTGGCCGAACGGCTTGCGCTCTATCCGGACCTTACCGAGGAAGAAAAGCAGGCCTATGTCGCGCGGCTTGACTTCGAGGTCGACGTCATCACGCAGATGGGCTTTCCGGGCTACTTCCTGATCGTTGCCGACTTCATCAAATGGGCGAAGGCGCACGATATTCCGGTGGGGCCGGGGCGTGGATCGGGTGCGGGCAGCCTCGTCGCCTGGTCGCTGACCATCACCGACCTCGACCCGCTTAAGCTCGGGCTGCTGTTCGAACGCTTCCTCAATCCCGAGCGCGTGTCGATGCCCGACTTCGACATCGACTTCTGCGAAACCCGCCGCGGCGAGGTGATCCGCTATGTGCAGGAGAAATACGGCCGCGACACCGTCGCGCAGATCATCACCTTCGGTAAGCTGAAGGCGCGCGCGGTTCTGAAGGACACCGGCCGCGTGCTCCAGATGAGCTATGGGCAGGTCGACCGGCTCGCGAAGCTGGTACCGAACCATCCGACCGATCCCTGGACGCTCGAACGCGCATTGAACGGCGTCAGCGAGCTGATGACCGAATATAAGCAGGATGACGGCGTCCGCCGCCTGTTCGACATGGCGCGCCAGCTCGAAGGCCTGCCGCGGCACAGTTCGACCCACGCGGCGGGGGTCGTGATCGGGGACCGGCCGCTCGACCAGCTTGTCCCGCTCTATCGCGATCCGCGCTCGTATATGCCGGTCACGCAGTTCGACATGAAATATGTCGAGACGGCGGGGCTGGTGAAGTTCGACTTTCTTGGCCTCAAGACGCTGTCGGTGCTCAAGGAAGCGCGGCGCCTGCTCGCGCTGCGCGGGATCGATGTCGATCTCGATACGCTCGGCTGGGACGATCCCGCGGTCTATGAGTTGCTCCAGCGCGGCGACACCGTCGGGGTGTTCCAGCTGGAATCCGAAGGGATGCGGCGCACGCTGTCGGCGGTGAAGCCGACCAATTTCGGGGACATTATCGCGCTCGTCGCGCTGTATCGGCCAGGGCCGATGGACAATATTCCGCTATTCGGCGCGCGCAAGAACGGGCGCGAGCCGATCGCCTATCCGCACCCGCTGCTCGAAGGCATCCTCGCCGAAACCTACGGCATCTTCGTCTATCAGGAACAGGTGATGCAGGCGGCGCAGATCCTGGCCGGCTACAGCCTCGGCGGCGCGGACCTGTTGCGCCGCGCGATGGGCAAGAAGGTGCAGGCGGAGATGGACGCGCAGCGCGACACCTTCGTCAAAGGTTGCGGCGAGCATAATGGCATCGACGCCAAGGCCGCGAACGAGCTGTTCGACTTGATCGACAAATTCGCGGGCTATGGCTTCAACAAGAGCCATGCGGCGGCCTATGCGCTGCTCTCCTATCAGACGGCGTGGCTGAAGGCGCATTATCCGCACGAATTCTTCGCCGCGTCGATGTCGTTCGACAGCCATCAGACCGACAAATTGTCGATCTTCATCGACGATATGCGCCGCCTCGACATCGCGATCGCGCCGCCGTCGATCAACGACAGCGAGGCCGATTTTTCGGTCGGGCGCAGCGAAGACGGGCTCGCGGTCCGCTACGCGCTCGGCGCGCTCAAAGGTGTCGGCGAAAAGGCGATGGAGGCTCTCGTCGCCGAGCGTCAAGCCAAGGGCGATTTTGCGAGTCTCGACGATTTTGCCGCGCGCATCGACCCCAAGCTGCTCAACCGCCGCCAGATCGAGGCGCTGGCGGGGGGCGGCGCGTTCGACTGCGTCGAACCCGACCGACCGCGCGCCTTTGCTGGAGCCGAGGCGTTGCTGGCCTGCGCCAATAGTTCGGCGCACGAACGCTCGACGGGGCAGGGCGGGTTGTTCGGCGGTGATGTCGCGATCGCGCCGGTGCTCCAGCTGTCCGCTGCCGAACCCTGGACGCTTGCCGAGCGGATGGCGAAGGAAAAGGACGCGTTCGGCTTTTATTTCTCGGCTCACCCGGTCGAACAATATGAGGCGGTGATCGCGGCGCGCGGTGCGCGGACCTACGGCAATATCTGCGAAACGGTCGAAATGACGCCCGGAACCCGCATCCCGATGGTGATGGCGGCGATGGTCGAAAGCGCGCGCCCGCGCGTGTCGCAGCGCGGCAATCGCTTCCTCAACCTGACGCTGTCGGACCGCAGCGGACAATTTCAGTCGAGCTGCTTCGACGAGCAGACGGGCAAGATATTGGAGGCCTTGGCGGTCGACGGCGGCTGCGCGCTGCTCAACGTCGAACTCGATCTGCTCGAGGGCGAGGAAACGCCGCGCGTGACGGTGCGCGGGGCGCAGTCGCTCGCCGACATTGCGGCGAGTGCCGCGCTGCAACTCGATTGCCGCGTCGAACTCGCCGAGGCGCCGGGCGAGATGCTCCGCTATCTCGAACGGCGCGAGGATGCGCGCGGGCGGGTGATCGTATCGACGACCGATCCGCTGACGGGCGAGGACATCCGGATCGAGCTGGGACGCGGCTTCGCGCTCGGCCCAGACACCGTCTCGCGGCTCCAAATGGTTGCAGGTGTAACCGATGTGGCGCTTTCGCTGGTCCCGCCGCGCGATTTTCGCGTCCGCTAG
- the mutL gene encoding DNA mismatch repair endonuclease MutL, whose product MSIRRLPEKLVNRIAAGEVVERPAAALKELVENALDAGATRIAVRIAEGGILRLEVDDDGCGMTASDMALALERHATSKLPTDAIEEVTTMGFRGEALPSIASVARLTLESRVAGADGWRRVIDNGSLIAEGPAALAKGTRVMVEDLFARVPARRKFLRSARSEYAACLDVVKRLAMARADVGFAVEHDGRRVLDVQGGQDRLSRVAALTQRDLAANSIGVDVERGEVRLGGVISLPTYNRGIADHQYLFVNGRPVKDRLLVGALRGAYADLLARDRHPVVALFLDLPTSEVDVNVHPAKTEVRFRDPQLVRGMIVGGLRRALDEQGFRSVQRPAEAALAAWQQEPASPAPTTGFLFGQRSEPAVHLFGADAAPPPADAARVYDRMMTFAGAAAPIAGRAEVAEAPPPVAADHPLGIARGQIANTYIVAEAEDGLVIVDQHAAHERLVLEQLRRGMAGQAVPSQGLLLPEIVEIDEPACDRLEAAAGQLSALGVEIERFGPAAVMVRATPAMLGAIDCHKLVTDIADDLAGYDAALGLSERLELVAATMACHGSVRAGRPLNVAEMNALLRQMEVTPHSGQCNHGRPTWVKLQMADVERLFGRK is encoded by the coding sequence ATGTCAATACGCCGCCTGCCGGAAAAGCTAGTAAATCGGATCGCAGCCGGTGAAGTGGTCGAAAGACCCGCCGCAGCGCTCAAGGAACTCGTCGAAAACGCCCTCGATGCGGGGGCGACTCGCATTGCGGTGCGAATCGCCGAGGGCGGAATTCTGCGGCTGGAAGTCGATGACGACGGGTGCGGGATGACCGCGTCCGACATGGCGCTCGCGCTCGAGCGCCATGCGACCTCGAAATTGCCGACCGATGCGATCGAGGAAGTGACGACAATGGGCTTTCGCGGCGAAGCCTTGCCGTCGATTGCCAGCGTTGCGCGGTTGACGCTTGAAAGCCGCGTTGCGGGCGCGGACGGGTGGCGCCGTGTGATCGATAATGGCAGCCTCATCGCCGAAGGGCCGGCGGCGCTCGCCAAGGGCACGCGGGTGATGGTCGAGGATCTGTTCGCGCGCGTGCCTGCCCGGCGCAAGTTTCTGCGTAGCGCGCGCAGCGAATATGCCGCCTGCCTCGATGTCGTGAAACGTCTGGCGATGGCGCGCGCCGACGTCGGTTTTGCCGTCGAGCATGACGGGCGCCGCGTGCTCGACGTGCAGGGCGGCCAGGATCGTCTCAGCCGTGTCGCGGCACTGACCCAGCGCGACCTGGCGGCGAACAGCATCGGCGTCGATGTCGAGCGCGGCGAGGTCCGGCTCGGCGGCGTGATCAGCCTGCCGACCTACAACCGCGGCATCGCCGATCATCAATATCTGTTTGTCAACGGCCGTCCGGTGAAGGACCGGCTGCTTGTCGGGGCATTGCGCGGCGCCTATGCCGATCTGCTCGCGCGTGATCGCCATCCGGTCGTCGCGCTCTTCCTCGATCTGCCGACGAGCGAGGTCGATGTGAACGTCCATCCGGCGAAAACCGAAGTGCGGTTCCGCGATCCGCAGCTTGTGCGCGGGATGATCGTCGGCGGGCTGCGCCGCGCGCTCGACGAACAGGGGTTTCGCAGCGTCCAGCGCCCTGCCGAAGCCGCGCTCGCGGCGTGGCAGCAGGAACCGGCCTCACCGGCGCCGACGACCGGATTTCTGTTCGGCCAGCGCAGCGAGCCCGCGGTGCATCTGTTCGGCGCCGATGCCGCGCCGCCGCCCGCCGACGCGGCGCGCGTCTATGACCGGATGATGACCTTTGCGGGCGCCGCCGCGCCGATCGCAGGGCGAGCCGAAGTGGCCGAAGCGCCGCCGCCGGTCGCCGCCGACCATCCGCTAGGCATCGCGCGCGGACAGATCGCCAACACCTATATCGTTGCCGAGGCCGAGGACGGTCTGGTCATCGTCGACCAGCATGCGGCGCACGAGCGGCTGGTGCTCGAACAATTGCGCCGCGGCATGGCGGGGCAGGCGGTGCCGTCGCAGGGCTTGCTGCTGCCCGAGATCGTCGAGATCGACGAGCCGGCGTGCGATCGCCTCGAAGCGGCTGCAGGTCAGCTTTCCGCGCTGGGGGTCGAGATCGAGCGCTTCGGCCCCGCGGCGGTGATGGTGCGCGCGACGCCCGCGATGCTGGGCGCGATTGACTGCCACAAACTCGTCACCGATATCGCCGACGATTTGGCGGGCTATGACGCAGCGCTGGGCCTCTCCGAGCGGCTCGAACTCGTGGCGGCGACGATGGCGTGTCATGGGTCGGTGCGCGCCGGGCGTCCGCTCAATGTCGCCGAAATGAACGCCTTGCTCCGACAGATGGAAGTGACGCCCCATTCGGGCCAGTGCAACCACGGCCGTCCGACCTGGGTGAAATTGCAGATGGCGGACGTTGAGCGACTTTTTGGGCGTAAATGA
- a CDS encoding lipoprotein-releasing ABC transporter permease subunit — MILRPYERAIFKRYLLPQRGEGFIFVAAAFSFTAVMLGVAALVIVMSVMNGVRSDLFDKIVGLNGHAVVQGFGGRLDDWRDLLKEVKATPGVVSATPLIEQPLLTTFNGRVEGVLVRGMTVADIRGNGVLNGKVLQGNLDSLKPGTDNVAIGSELARNLGATVGSMITIINPAGRSTPFGTVPREIAYRVSAIFEIGVYDFDKAYVVMPMENAQLLLLTGDQVGMIEIKTTDPDKVGEILQPLAEKVAAQAVISDWRSMNSSLFEALSVERVAMFVILSLIVLVAAFNIISSLIMLVRAKTRDMAILRTMGAPRDAVMRIFMAIGLSIGVAGTIVGMIIGFSLLYFRAGVLRGAEFITGQPLWDPSIRFLTELPSKPDPFEIVGIAVMAIVFSFLATLYPALKAANTDPVQVLRYE, encoded by the coding sequence ATGATCCTGCGTCCTTACGAACGCGCCATCTTCAAACGCTATCTGCTCCCGCAACGCGGCGAAGGCTTCATCTTCGTCGCGGCGGCGTTCAGTTTTACCGCGGTGATGCTGGGGGTCGCGGCGCTGGTTATCGTGATGAGCGTGATGAACGGTGTCCGCTCCGACCTGTTCGACAAGATCGTCGGGCTGAACGGCCATGCGGTGGTGCAGGGCTTCGGCGGCCGTCTCGACGACTGGCGCGATCTGCTCAAGGAGGTGAAGGCGACGCCGGGCGTCGTGTCCGCAACCCCGCTGATCGAGCAACCCTTGCTCACCACCTTCAACGGGCGCGTCGAGGGGGTGCTGGTGCGCGGGATGACCGTCGCCGACATTCGCGGCAACGGCGTGCTCAACGGCAAGGTTTTGCAGGGCAACCTCGATTCGCTGAAGCCTGGCACCGACAATGTCGCGATCGGCAGCGAACTGGCGCGTAATCTGGGCGCGACGGTCGGGTCGATGATCACGATCATCAATCCCGCAGGCCGGTCGACGCCGTTCGGAACGGTGCCGCGCGAGATTGCCTATCGCGTGTCGGCGATCTTCGAGATCGGCGTCTATGATTTCGACAAGGCCTATGTCGTGATGCCGATGGAGAATGCGCAGCTGCTGCTGCTCACCGGCGATCAGGTGGGGATGATCGAGATCAAGACGACCGATCCCGACAAGGTGGGCGAGATATTGCAGCCGCTGGCCGAAAAGGTCGCGGCGCAGGCGGTGATTTCGGACTGGCGGTCGATGAACAGCAGTCTGTTCGAGGCGCTGTCGGTCGAGCGCGTCGCGATGTTCGTGATCCTGTCGCTGATCGTGCTCGTTGCCGCTTTCAACATCATCTCTTCGCTCATCATGCTCGTCCGCGCCAAGACGCGCGACATGGCAATCCTGCGCACCATGGGCGCGCCGCGCGATGCGGTGATGCGCATCTTCATGGCGATCGGCCTGTCGATCGGCGTTGCGGGAACCATTGTCGGCATGATCATCGGCTTCAGCCTGCTTTACTTCCGCGCCGGCGTGCTGCGCGGAGCGGAATTCATCACCGGGCAGCCGCTGTGGGATCCGTCGATCCGATTTCTGACCGAATTGCCGTCGAAGCCCGATCCGTTCGAAATCGTCGGCATTGCGGTGATGGCGATCGTCTTCAGTTTCCTCGCGACGCTCTATCCGGCACTGAAGGCCGCGAATACCGATCCCGTGCAGGTGCTGCGCTATGAATGA
- a CDS encoding glutathione peroxidase, whose amino-acid sequence MGLYDFSAKLPGGGSQAMADYKGKVLLIVNTASKCGFTPQYEGLEELYRDYKDRGFEVLAFPCNQFGAQEPGDAEEIKNFCSLTYDVSFPLMAKIDVNGDDADPIFKHLKKEKTGLLGSGIKWNFTKFLVDRDGNVVSRHAPTTKPEQLRKEIEELLG is encoded by the coding sequence ATGGGGCTCTACGATTTCTCAGCGAAACTGCCGGGCGGCGGATCGCAGGCGATGGCCGACTACAAGGGGAAGGTGCTGCTGATCGTCAACACCGCCTCCAAATGCGGCTTTACCCCGCAATATGAAGGGCTGGAGGAGCTCTACCGCGATTACAAGGATCGCGGGTTCGAGGTTCTGGCCTTCCCCTGCAACCAGTTCGGCGCGCAGGAGCCGGGCGATGCCGAGGAAATCAAGAATTTCTGCTCGCTGACCTATGATGTCAGCTTCCCGCTGATGGCGAAGATCGACGTCAACGGCGACGACGCCGATCCGATCTTCAAGCATCTGAAGAAGGAAAAGACCGGCCTGCTCGGCAGCGGGATCAAGTGGAATTTCACCAAATTCCTCGTCGACCGCGACGGCAATGTCGTCTCGCGCCATGCGCCGACAACCAAGCCCGAGCAGCTGCGCAAGGAGATTGAGGAATTGCTGGGTTAG